One Dunckerocampus dactyliophorus isolate RoL2022-P2 chromosome 18, RoL_Ddac_1.1, whole genome shotgun sequence genomic region harbors:
- the slc17a7a gene encoding solute carrier family 17 member 7a → MEVRPDRFKAVAAKTLSRINRLIDKQQPNGETIELSAEGRPELVQEKELPVVDCTCFGLPRRYIIAILSGLGFCISFGIRCNLGVAIVSMVNDHTVYKGNKEVLVAAQFTWDPETVGMIHGSFFWGYIVTQIPGGFICQKFAANRVFGFAIVATSTLNMLIPSAARCHYSCVILVRICQGLVEGVSYPACHGIWAKWAPPLERSRLATTAFCGSYAGAVVAMPLAGILVQYTGWPSVFYVYGSFGIFWYVFWILVSYESPAAHPTISPEERKYIEDAIGESATFLNPLQKFKTPWRHFFTSMPVYAIIVANFCRSWTFYLLLISQPAYFEEVFGFEISKVGLVSALPHLVMTIIVPLGGQLADYLRTHNLMTTTNVRKLMNCGGFGMEATLLLVVGYSHTKGVAISFLVLAVGFSGFAISGFNVNHLDIAPRYASILMGISNGVGTLSGMVCPLIVGAMTKHKTREEWQYVFLIASLVHYGGVIFYGLFASGEKQAWADIEDTSEEKCGIIDEDELANETEDLYRGGGQYGAMSQQVVGRNGGGAGGGGAGWVSDWDKSEEYVQPPGYNSYASRGVEEKELT, encoded by the exons ATGGAGGTCCGACCTGACAGGTTCAAGGCGGTCGCGGCCAAAACTTTGAGCAGAATTAACAG GTTGATTGACAAGCAGCAGCCCAATGGAGAAACCATCGAGCTGTCAGCGGAGGGCCGCCCTGAGCTGGTGCAGGAGAAGGAGCTGCCCGTGGTGGATTGTACCTGCTTTGGCTTGCCCAGGCGTTACATCATCGCCATCCTGTCCGGCCTGGGCTTCTGCATCTCCTTTGGGATCCGCTGCAATCTGGGCGTGGCCATTGTAAGCATGGTCAACGACCACACGGTCTACAAAGGCAACAAGGAAGTGCTGGTG GCTGCACAGTTCACGTGGGACCCGGAGACGGTGGGCATGATCCACGGCTCCTTCTTCTGGGGCTACATCGTCACACAGATCCCCGGAGGTTTTATATGTCAAAAATTTGCAGCCAACAG AGTGTTTGGCTTTGCCATCGTGGCCACGTCCACCCTCAACATGCTGATCCCATCTGCCGCTCGCTGCCATTACAGCTGCGTCATACTGGTCAGAATATGTCAGGGCCTTGTTGAG GGTGTGTCGTACCCAGCCTGCCACGGGATTTGGGCCAAGTGGGCTCCTCCACTGGAGAGAAGTCGATTAGCCACAACGGCCTTTTGCG GCTCGTACGCAGGGGCGGTGGTGGCCATGCCTTTAGCCGGGATATTGGTGCAATACACGGGGTGGCCTTCTGTATTCTACGTCTATG GCAGCTTTGGGATATTCTGGTACGTGTTCTGGATCCTGGTGTCGTACGAGAGCCCCGCTGCCCATCCCACCATCTCACCGGAGGAGAGGAAGTACATTGAAGATGCAATCGGGGAGTCTGCGACGTTTCTCAACCCTCTCCAG AAATTTAAGACGCCATGGAGGCACTTCTTCACCTCCATGCCAGTCTACGCCATCATTGTGGCCAACTTCTGCAGGAGCTGGACCTTCTACCTGCTGCTCATCAGCCAGCCCGCCTACTTTGAAGAAGTGTTCGGCTTTGAGATCAGCAAG GTGGGCTTGGTGTCAGCTTTGCCCCATCTAGTGATGACCATTATCGTTCCCCTGGGAGGCCAGTTGGCCGACTACCTGCGAACACACAACCTGATGACCACCACCAACGTCAGGAAGCTCATGAACTGTGGAG GTTTTGGAATGGAGGCCACCCTCCTGCTGGTGGTGGGATATTCTCACACAAAAGGTGTTGCCATCTCCTTCCTGGTCCTcgccgtgggcttcagcggcttCGCTATCTCAG GTTTTAATGTCAACCACTTGGACATCGCCCCTCGCTACGCCAGCATACTGATGGGCATCTCAAACGGGGTGGGGACATTGTCAGGGATGGTGTGTCCTCTCATAGTGGGAGCCATGACTAAACATAAG ACACGTGAGGAGTGGCAGTATGTCTTCCTTATAGCTTCTCTGGTTCATTACGGAGGAGTCATTTTCTATG GACTCTTTGCATCGGGAGAAAAGCAGGCTTGGGCCGACATCGAGGACACCAGCGAGGAGAAGTGCGGCATCATCGACGAGGACGAGCTGGCCAACGAGACGGAGGACCTCTACCGTGGCGGCGGCCAGTACGGCGCCATGAGCCAACAGGTGGTGGGTAGAAACGGCGGCGGGGCCGGAGGAGGCGGCGCCGGATGGGTTTCGGACTGGGATAAATCAGAGGAGTACGTGCAGCCGCCTGGGTACAACTCGTACGCCAGCCGGGGCGTCGAGGAGAAGGAGCTGACGTAG